From one Rhodospirillaceae bacterium genomic stretch:
- a CDS encoding MFS transporter: MMISDDKKKARRALVAAVIGNTLEWYDFAVYGFLATILANHFFPSTDEVTSLLRTFAAFGVGFAARPIGGIIFGHLADRKGRKFTLVLTIQLMAVATLLIGILPTYSQIGLAAPIILVLARLLQGFSAGGEWGGGTAFIVEWAGKNKRGLTGSLQQVSVAAGLLLGSGFAAILSTALDETSFVEWGWRIPFLLGAFIGIVGIYIRRNVDESPVFTQTTSEPSAVTQSDETILIPALRAFGFTIHWTVVYYIFLAYMPTFAIRHLNLERADALWSNAAGLLTLIILAPVTGYFSDKYGRKPFLIGSCIVVAVAVYPIFNYLLTSPTLLSLICVQVFFGILIALYSGPGPAAIAELFDTTKRATGMSVGYSLAVAIFGGFAPFIATWLIDITNSPLSPAFYVLSASFITAVVIIRFPETAHRPLR; encoded by the coding sequence ATGATGATATCGGATGATAAAAAAAAGGCGCGCCGGGCGCTCGTGGCCGCAGTTATTGGCAACACCCTTGAGTGGTATGATTTCGCCGTCTACGGCTTTTTAGCCACTATTCTGGCGAATCACTTTTTCCCCTCCACCGATGAAGTAACTTCGCTTCTAAGAACTTTTGCTGCCTTTGGCGTTGGGTTTGCTGCCCGACCGATAGGTGGAATTATCTTCGGTCATCTTGCGGACCGGAAAGGTCGTAAATTTACTCTAGTATTAACTATTCAGTTGATGGCCGTTGCCACATTATTGATAGGCATCCTTCCAACCTATAGTCAAATCGGTTTGGCAGCTCCCATAATTCTAGTATTAGCCCGGCTACTTCAAGGTTTTTCCGCTGGGGGTGAATGGGGTGGAGGCACCGCCTTTATAGTCGAATGGGCCGGAAAAAATAAACGCGGTCTGACAGGAAGCCTGCAACAAGTCAGTGTCGCTGCCGGGTTACTTTTGGGCTCCGGTTTTGCCGCTATCCTAAGCACGGCGCTAGATGAAACGAGTTTTGTAGAATGGGGATGGCGAATTCCGTTTTTATTAGGTGCCTTTATCGGGATAGTAGGAATTTACATTCGGCGCAATGTTGATGAAAGCCCAGTCTTCACGCAAACTACCTCTGAACCAAGCGCAGTCACGCAAAGCGATGAAACAATCCTCATACCGGCCCTACGTGCTTTCGGATTCACGATCCACTGGACTGTTGTCTACTATATCTTTCTAGCATACATGCCCACCTTTGCCATTCGGCATCTCAACTTAGAAAGAGCAGATGCACTATGGTCTAACGCAGCCGGATTGCTGACCCTAATTATTCTGGCTCCTGTAACTGGGTATTTTTCAGACAAATATGGGAGAAAGCCATTTCTTATTGGATCATGTATTGTTGTCGCTGTGGCCGTTTATCCAATCTTTAATTATCTTTTAACCAGCCCCACTTTGCTTTCCCTTATCTGTGTTCAGGTATTTTTTGGCATCCTTATTGCCCTCTATTCGGGTCCGGGGCCAGCGGCCATAGCCGAGCTATTTGATACAACCAAACGGGCCACTGGTATGTCTGTGGGCTACAGTTTGGCAGTTGCAATATTCGGTGGTTTTGCGCCATTTATAGCCACCTGGTTGATCGACATTACCAATTCTCCTCTCTCGCCAGCATTTTATGTATTATCGGCATCCTTCATAACTGCGGTAGTGATAATAAGGTTTCCAGAAACAGCACATCGCCCACTGAGATAA